AGGACACGGCCAGGAAGTCCACCCCGGCCGCCTCGGCGCAGCGCTGGTCGATCACGGAGTCCCCGACCAGGACGCTGGTGGCCGGGTCGGCGCCGATACCGGCCAGGGCGGTGGTCAGGTGCTCGGGGTGCGGCTTGCTGCGGGTGGGCCGGTCCCCGCCCACCACCACCGGGAAGAACCGGGCCACGCCCAGCCCCTCCAGCACCTGGTGGGCGATCACCTCGACCTTGTTGGTGCAGACCGCCATCGGCACCCCCGCGACGGCCAGGGCGTCCAGCGCCTCCGCGACGCCGTCGTAGAGGACCGAGTCCACCACCGGGCGGGCCCGGTACTCCGCGACGTAGGCGGCCGCCACCGCCTCCTCGGGCGCGCCGGACGCGCCGGAGAGCAGGATGGCGCCCTGGACCAGCGCGGCGACGCCCTCACCGAGCAGCGGCACCACCTCGGCGGCACTCAACGGGCGCCCGCCCCAGGGGGCGAGAGCGAGGTCGAGGGCGACGGCGATGTCGTGGCTGGAGTCCACGAGGGTCCCGTCCAGGTCGAACACGACACTGGCGTAACCGGTCACGGGCGGTCTCCTCCGTACAGGGCGGGGTAGAGGCGGCGGAACTCCGCGTACCCCCGGTCGTGGACGGCCACCCGGTCCGGGTCCGGCTCGGTGGTGCTGGTGACGTGCACCCGCCGCAGCGCCTCGCGGAGCGAGGGCCACTGCCCGGTGCCGACGCCGGCCAGCAGGGCGGCGCCGTGGGCCGCCCCGTGCTCACCGCCGGAGACCGAGCTCACCGGGGTGCCGAGGACGTCGGCCAGGGTCTGGGACCAGATCGGGTAGACCGAGGCGCCACCGGAGATCCGGACGTCGTCGACGGCCAGACCGAGGCCGGCCAGCACGTCACGGACCTCGCGGACGTTGAGCAGCGCGCCCTCCACCACCGCGCGGGTCATGTCGGCGACGTCGTGGCGCAGGTCCAGCCCGACCCAGGCGCCGCGGGCACCGGGGTCCACGTGCGGGCAGCGCTCGCCCACCAGGTAGGGCAGGAACCGCAGTCCCTTGGCCCCCACCGGGGAGCGGGCGGCGAGCTCGGCGAGGGCCTGCGTCGCGGGCCGCTCGCCGAGCAGCGGGGCCAGCGCGTCGCGCCACCACTGCAGCGCCCCGCCGGTGGTCAGGGCCACCCCCATCACGTGCCAGCGGTCCGGTGCGTTGCCGCAGGAGACCTGGACCCGGCCGCCGACGTTGTCGGGGCAGTGGTCGACGGCCGCGCCGAGGATGCCCGCGGTGCCCAGCGTGATGCCGAGCAGCCCGGGGGACTCGATCCCCATCGAGGTCGTCTGCAGCACGGAGTCCCCGCCACCGCCGACCACCGGCGTCCCGGCCCGGAGGCCGACCAGAGCGGCCGCCGCGGCGGTGAGCCGTCCGGTCACGTCGGAGGACTCGACCACCGGGGGCAGCAGGCTGGCCGGCAGGTCGAGGGCGGCGAGGAGGTCGGTGCTCCAGCGCCGGGCGCGGACGTCCAGCAGTCCGGTGCCGGAGGCGTCGGAGACCTCGGTCACCCGGTCACCGGTGAGGTGCAGCCGCAGCAGGTCCTTGGGGTTCAGCACCACGTCGGTGCGGGCGAAGGTGTCGGGCTCGTGGTTGCGGAGCCAGAGGATCTTGCCCACGGTGTAGCCCGGCAGCGCGGTGTTGTTGGTCAGGGCCAGCAGCCCGTCCAGACCCCCGACCTGCTCCAGCAGCCACTCGCACTCCGCGCCGTTGCGGTTGTCGTTCCACAGCACGGCCCGGCGCAGGACCTGGTTGGCGGCGTCCAGGGCCACCATGCCGTGCATCTGCCCGCAGAGTCCGATGGCCACCACGTCGTCGGGGTCGATCCGGGCGGCCACCGCGCGGACGGCCTGCACCGTGGCCGACCACCAGTCCGCCGGGTCCTGCTCCACCCAGCCCGGTTCGGGCAGGTGCAGGGGGTAGCCGACGGTCTCGGTGGCCAGCACCTCGGCCGACCCGTCCACCGCGACGACCTTGACCCCGGAGGTGCCGAGGTCGATGCCCAGCCAGGTACCGCTCACCGGCCGTACCTGACCCGCAGGTGCTTGATGTGCAGGTAGCCGAAGAGACCCTCGCGGCCGTGCTCGTAGCCGTGGCCGGAGCCCTTGCGGCCGCCGTAGGGGGCGTTCATGATGCCGGCGTCGGGGTTGTTGACCGCCACGTTGCCGAAGTCCAGCGCGTGGCCGATCTCGAACACCTCGGTCAGGTCGCGGGCGTAGAGGTAGGCGGCCAGCCCGGCGGTGGTGCCGTTGGCCAGGGCCACGGCCTCCTCGGTGGTGTCGTAGGGGGTGACGCCGACCACCGGGCCGAAGGTCTCCTCCTGCGCCAGCAGGGTGGTGGGCGGCACCTCGTCCACGACGGTGGGGGCGAACCAGGTGCCCGGCCGGTCGATCACGGCGCCGCCGGTGGTGACCCGGGCGCCGTCGGCCACGGCCTGCTGGACGTGGGCCACGCACCGGTCGCGGATGCCGGCGTTGGTCACCGGGCCCACGTCGGGGTCCTTCGAGCCGGGGCCGACGGTGAGCGCCTCGACGCCGGCGGTCAGCTTCTCGACGAACTCCCGGTGCACCGAGCGGTGCACGTAGACCCGGTTGATGGCGATGCAGATCTGCCCGGCGTTGCGGAACCCGCGACGCAGGCACCCGGCGACCGCCTCGTCGACGTCGGCGCTGGCGGTGACCACCTGGGGGCAGGAGCCGCCCAGCTCCATCGACAGCGGCATCGCCTTGGCCACCGAGCGGCTGATCGCCGCGCCGGTGGCTGTGGAGCCGGTGAACGCCAGCTTGTCCAGCCCGGGGTGGGAGGCGAGCGCCCGTCCGGCGACCCCGGCGCCCAGCACGAGGTTGGCCACCCCGTCGGGGAAGCCGGCGGGCTGCAGCAGCGCCATCAGCGCCACGGCGGAGGAGGGGGTGTACTCCGAGGGCTTGACCACGATGGTGCAGCCGGCGGCGAGCGCGGCGGCCAGCTTCCAGCCGATCAGCTCCAGCGGGTAGTTCCAGGGGGTGATGGCCCCCACCACGCCGACCGGCTCGTAGCGGACGATGCTGGTCACGCCGTGCTGCTCGTTGGGGATGGTTTCGCCGTGGACGCGGACGGCCTCCTCGGCGTAGTAGTCGAAGGCGTCGGCCAGCTTGTCGACCTCGTTGCCGGCCTCCCGCAGGGGCTTGCCCATCTCCAGCGTGACCAGGCCGACGAGCTCGTCGCGGTGCTCGCGGACACCGTCGGCCAGCCGGTGCAGCAGCGTCGCCCGGTGGAAGGGCGTGGTGGTGCGCCAGTCGGCCAGGGCCTCGCGGGCGGCGGCGACGGCCGCGTCGACGCCGGCGCCGTCGGTGTCGGGGATCCGGGTGACCACCTCACCGGTGGCGGGGTCGACCACGTCGACGACGGGCTCCCCGGCCTGCACCCAGGACCCGCCGACGAGGTTGAGCGGTGCGGGGACGGTGGGGGACATCAGCTCTCCTGGGGGGATCGGGTGACGGCGCAGCGCAGCGGCTCGCCCTGCAGCGCGCGGCCGGCCTCCTCCGCGGCCAGGCGCTGGAGGTTGTCCAGCGAGGTCTCGGAGTAGAAGGCGGCGTGCGGGGTGAGGAGCACGTTGTGGATCTCGCGCAGCGGTGAGGCGTCGCCGAGCGGTTCGGGGTCGAAGACGTCGAGGCCGGCCCCGGCCAGCCGGCCCGAGGTCAGGGCCTCGGCCAGCGCCGCCTCGTCGACCAGCCCGCCGCGGGAGGTGTTGACCAGCACGCACCCCTCGCGGACCCGGGCCAGGAGGTCGCGGTCGACCAGGTGGTGGGTCTCCTCGGTGACGGGGACGTGCAGGGAGAGGGCGTGCACGGCAGGCAGCAGCTCCTCCAGCCCGACCAGCTCGATGCCGTGCTCGGCCACCCGGGCCGGGTCGGCGTAGGGGTCGGTGGCCAGCAGCCGGAACCCGAAGGGGCGCAGCCGGTCGGCCAGGGAGCAGGCGATCCGGCCCGCCCCGACCAGACCCACGGTCATGGTGGGGAAGGAGGGAAGCGGCCCGACCCGGCCCGGGGGCACCCAGCCGTCCTCGCGGATGCCGTGGTCGTAGACGGGCAGGCGGCGCAGCAGGGCCAGCAGCAGGGCGGCAGCGTGGTCGGCGACGGTGTCCACCCCGTAGTCGGGCACGTTGGCCACCTGGACGCCCAGCCGCTCGGCCGCGGCGAGGTCCACGTTGTCCACCCCGACGCCGTAGCGCACCACGGCGGCGCCGGGGGCCATCGCCGCCAGCTGCTCGGCACCCATCGGGGCGAAGTTGACCAGGGCGACGTCGGCCCCGCGGACCGCCTCGGTGGTCTCCTCGGCCCCGCTGCACTGGTGCACCTGGAGCTCGGCCCCCAGCCCGGCGGCGACGGCCTCCTCGTGGGCGGTGTCGACGAAGGCGTGGTCGGTGACCACCACACGGCTCATCGCAGCAGCCCCCGGCCGGCCAGGTTGGCCACCAGCGCTCGCACGCCGACCGTCCACGGGGGCGCGGTCTCGGAGTGGGTGACCTCGTTGACCAGCGTGCCGAGGGCGTGGTTGGCGATCAGCACGTGGTCGCCGCGGTGGTGGGTGAACCCCTCGCCGGGGGCGTCGCGGTCCTCGGTGGGGGCGAACATGGTCCCGGTGAACAGCACGAAGCCGTCCGGGTACTGGTGGTGGTCGCCGTGGGCGTGGCCGACCAGCTCCTCGAAGGTGCGGCTCATCTCGGCCACGTGGGAGACGGCCTCGACGGAGAACCCGTCCTCCCCGACGACCCGCATCGAGACGTCGGTGGCGCGCAGGGCGTCCAGGGTGAAGTCGCCGGAGAAGAGCCGGATGAAGGGGCCCAGCGCGCAGGAGGCGTTGTTGTCCTTGGCCTCGGTCAGCAGCAGGGCGCTGCGGCCCTCGAAGTCGCGCAGGTTGACGTCGTTGCCCAGGGTGGCCCCGACCACGCGCCCGGCCGAGGAGCAGGCCAGCACGACCTCGGGCTCGGGGTTGTTCCAGGTGGAGCGGGCCAGCACGCCCACCTGGGCGCCGACGCCGACCGCCGACAGGGGCTGTCCCTTGGTGAAGATCTCCGGGTCCGGCCCGATGCCCACCTCCAGGTACTGCGACCACAGCCCCTCGGCGACCAGCCGCTCCTTGATGGCGGCGGCCTCCGCGGAGCCCGGACGCACCCGGGTCGCCGCCTGGACGGTGTCGCCGAGCCGCCCGCGCAGCGCCAGCGCCTGAGCGGGGTCGCCCTTGGCCTGCTCCTCGATGACCCGCTCGACCATGCTGCGGGCGAAGGTCACCCCGGCGGCCTTGAGGGCGGACAGGTCGACCGGGGCCAGCAGGTGCGGGCGGTCGACGGACCCGGCCAGCGAGGCCTCCAGGACCTCCTCCAGGTCCCAGCTCCCGCTGCCGGCCGCCGCGGTCGCGGCCCCCGCCGGGTCGGCGTGGTCGA
The sequence above is a segment of the Auraticoccus monumenti genome. Coding sequences within it:
- a CDS encoding HAD family hydrolase, encoding MTGYASVVFDLDGTLVDSSHDIAVALDLALAPWGGRPLSAAEVVPLLGEGVAALVQGAILLSGASGAPEEAVAAAYVAEYRARPVVDSVLYDGVAEALDALAVAGVPMAVCTNKVEVIAHQVLEGLGVARFFPVVVGGDRPTRSKPHPEHLTTALAGIGADPATSVLVGDSVIDQRCAEAAGVDFLAVSWAPPEVHGTRLPRYADLPAIVAGDLPRPSRPETR
- the xylB gene encoding xylulokinase → MSGTWLGIDLGTSGVKVVAVDGSAEVLATETVGYPLHLPEPGWVEQDPADWWSATVQAVRAVAARIDPDDVVAIGLCGQMHGMVALDAANQVLRRAVLWNDNRNGAECEWLLEQVGGLDGLLALTNNTALPGYTVGKILWLRNHEPDTFARTDVVLNPKDLLRLHLTGDRVTEVSDASGTGLLDVRARRWSTDLLAALDLPASLLPPVVESSDVTGRLTAAAAALVGLRAGTPVVGGGGDSVLQTTSMGIESPGLLGITLGTAGILGAAVDHCPDNVGGRVQVSCGNAPDRWHVMGVALTTGGALQWWRDALAPLLGERPATQALAELAARSPVGAKGLRFLPYLVGERCPHVDPGARGAWVGLDLRHDVADMTRAVVEGALLNVREVRDVLAGLGLAVDDVRISGGASVYPIWSQTLADVLGTPVSSVSGGEHGAAHGAALLAGVGTGQWPSLREALRRVHVTSTTEPDPDRVAVHDRGYAEFRRLYPALYGGDRP
- a CDS encoding aldehyde dehydrogenase family protein, translating into MSPTVPAPLNLVGGSWVQAGEPVVDVVDPATGEVVTRIPDTDGAGVDAAVAAAREALADWRTTTPFHRATLLHRLADGVREHRDELVGLVTLEMGKPLREAGNEVDKLADAFDYYAEEAVRVHGETIPNEQHGVTSIVRYEPVGVVGAITPWNYPLELIGWKLAAALAAGCTIVVKPSEYTPSSAVALMALLQPAGFPDGVANLVLGAGVAGRALASHPGLDKLAFTGSTATGAAISRSVAKAMPLSMELGGSCPQVVTASADVDEAVAGCLRRGFRNAGQICIAINRVYVHRSVHREFVEKLTAGVEALTVGPGSKDPDVGPVTNAGIRDRCVAHVQQAVADGARVTTGGAVIDRPGTWFAPTVVDEVPPTTLLAQEETFGPVVGVTPYDTTEEAVALANGTTAGLAAYLYARDLTEVFEIGHALDFGNVAVNNPDAGIMNAPYGGRKGSGHGYEHGREGLFGYLHIKHLRVRYGR
- a CDS encoding C-terminal binding protein, whose translation is MSRVVVTDHAFVDTAHEEAVAAGLGAELQVHQCSGAEETTEAVRGADVALVNFAPMGAEQLAAMAPGAAVVRYGVGVDNVDLAAAERLGVQVANVPDYGVDTVADHAAALLLALLRRLPVYDHGIREDGWVPPGRVGPLPSFPTMTVGLVGAGRIACSLADRLRPFGFRLLATDPYADPARVAEHGIELVGLEELLPAVHALSLHVPVTEETHHLVDRDLLARVREGCVLVNTSRGGLVDEAALAEALTSGRLAGAGLDVFDPEPLGDASPLREIHNVLLTPHAAFYSETSLDNLQRLAAEEAGRALQGEPLRCAVTRSPQES
- a CDS encoding fumarylacetoacetate hydrolase family protein, encoding MPVPATLIKPFDLLPPDRATAVLVGRLEVPGVGPHLVVVREDRLLDVTAELGPTMSDLLDHADPAGAATAAAGSGSWDLEEVLEASLAGSVDRPHLLAPVDLSALKAAGVTFARSMVERVIEEQAKGDPAQALALRGRLGDTVQAATRVRPGSAEAAAIKERLVAEGLWSQYLEVGIGPDPEIFTKGQPLSAVGVGAQVGVLARSTWNNPEPEVVLACSSAGRVVGATLGNDVNLRDFEGRSALLLTEAKDNNASCALGPFIRLFSGDFTLDALRATDVSMRVVGEDGFSVEAVSHVAEMSRTFEELVGHAHGDHHQYPDGFVLFTGTMFAPTEDRDAPGEGFTHHRGDHVLIANHALGTLVNEVTHSETAPPWTVGVRALVANLAGRGLLR